From a region of the Deinococcus terrestris genome:
- a CDS encoding methylmalonyl-CoA mutase family protein, giving the protein MKTKNEWMQSVYQPATQKFPERKYNFKNLSDMDPEPIYTADDLGDWDAERDLGYPGEFPYTRGVQPSVYRGKLWTMRMFAGFGSAEQTNERFHALLGAGQTGLSTAFDLPTLMGYDSDHPFSKGEVGKCGVAVSSLADMEILFRGIDPEQVTTSMTINSPANAIWAMYIANAQKQGKDLTKIGGTIQNDILKEFIAQKEFIYPPAPSVKLVIDTFEWGPKVVPRFNFISVSGYHIREAGATGVQELAFTLADGFHYVEKALERGLDIDEFAPRISFFWDIHNDFFEEIAKMRAARRIWARQMRDHYGAKNPRSWMLRTHSQTAGVSLPAQQPLNNIARVAIQALAAVLGGTQSLHTDAYDEALALPTEQSAAIALRTQQIIAYETGVAGVIDPLAGSYYVEKLTNDIEAAAMGYIEQIRAMGGVEAGIDNGFFQLEMAEAAYRYQREVETGDRIIVGVNDFVQDAVEVPIQLIDPEVERVQEARLAQVRRERDPQRAEAALDALREAAVTGANTMPAFLECAHAYTTLGEQMDTLKRVYGEYVEPVLV; this is encoded by the coding sequence ATGAAGACCAAGAACGAGTGGATGCAGAGCGTCTACCAGCCCGCCACGCAGAAGTTTCCCGAGCGCAAGTACAACTTCAAGAACCTCTCCGACATGGACCCTGAGCCGATCTACACGGCCGACGATCTGGGGGACTGGGACGCCGAGCGCGACCTCGGGTATCCCGGCGAGTTCCCCTACACGCGGGGCGTGCAGCCCAGCGTCTACCGCGGCAAGCTCTGGACCATGCGGATGTTCGCGGGCTTCGGCAGCGCCGAGCAGACCAACGAGCGCTTCCACGCGCTGCTGGGGGCCGGGCAGACGGGCCTCTCCACGGCGTTTGACCTCCCCACCCTGATGGGCTACGACTCCGACCACCCCTTCTCCAAGGGCGAGGTCGGCAAGTGCGGCGTGGCGGTGAGCAGCCTCGCAGACATGGAGATTCTCTTCCGGGGCATCGACCCCGAGCAGGTCACCACCTCCATGACGATCAACTCGCCCGCCAACGCGATCTGGGCCATGTACATCGCCAACGCACAGAAGCAGGGCAAGGACCTGACGAAGATCGGCGGGACGATTCAGAACGACATCCTCAAGGAGTTCATCGCCCAGAAGGAGTTCATCTACCCGCCCGCCCCGAGCGTGAAGCTGGTGATCGACACCTTCGAGTGGGGGCCGAAGGTGGTGCCCCGGTTCAACTTCATCTCGGTGAGCGGCTATCACATCCGCGAAGCCGGGGCGACGGGCGTGCAGGAGCTGGCCTTCACGCTGGCCGACGGCTTCCACTATGTCGAAAAGGCGCTGGAGCGCGGGCTGGACATCGACGAGTTCGCGCCGCGCATCTCGTTTTTCTGGGACATCCATAACGACTTCTTCGAAGAGATCGCCAAGATGCGGGCCGCGAGGCGCATCTGGGCGCGGCAGATGCGCGACCACTACGGGGCGAAAAACCCGAGGTCGTGGATGCTGCGGACGCACTCGCAGACCGCCGGGGTCAGCTTGCCCGCGCAGCAGCCGCTGAACAACATCGCCCGCGTTGCTATTCAGGCGCTCGCCGCCGTGCTGGGCGGCACCCAGAGCCTGCACACCGACGCCTACGACGAGGCGCTGGCCCTACCCACTGAGCAGAGCGCCGCCATCGCCCTGCGGACCCAGCAGATCATCGCCTACGAGACGGGCGTGGCGGGCGTGATCGATCCGCTGGCGGGCAGCTATTACGTCGAGAAGCTGACCAACGACATCGAGGCCGCCGCGATGGGCTACATCGAGCAGATTCGCGCGATGGGCGGGGTGGAAGCGGGCATCGACAACGGCTTTTTCCAGCTCGAAATGGCCGAGGCCGCCTACCGCTACCAGCGCGAGGTCGAGACCGGCGACCGCATCATCGTGGGCGTCAACGACTTCGTGCAGGACGCGGTGGAAGTGCCCATCCAACTGATCGACCCGGAGGTCGAGCGCGTGCAGGAGGCGCGGCTGGCGCAGGTGCGGCGCGAGCGCGACCCCCAACGGGCGGAGGCGGCCCTGGACGCCCTGCGCGAGGCGGCCGTCACCGGGGCGAACACCATGCCCGCCTTCCTGGAGTGCGCCCACGCCTACACCACGCTGGGCGAGCAGATGGACACGCTGAAGCGGGTGTACGGGGAGTACGTGGAGCCGGTGCTGGTCTAA
- a CDS encoding type 1 glutamine amidotransferase domain-containing protein — protein MTQGRLQGKNIAILATDGVEEIELTSPRQALEQAGATAHLISLEPGEIQAMKGDIEPKGKYAVDRVVSEVRAADYDGLLLPGGTVNPDTLRMDEGAMRFVREMYDAGRPIAAICHGPWSLSETGISQGLRMTSWPSLKRELILSGAEWVDEECVTDKGVVTSRKPDDLPAFNRKMIEEFAEGDHSSRRK, from the coding sequence ATGACCCAGGGACGACTGCAAGGCAAGAACATCGCCATCCTCGCCACCGACGGAGTGGAAGAGATCGAACTCACCAGTCCGCGTCAGGCGCTGGAGCAAGCCGGAGCGACCGCCCACCTGATCAGCCTGGAGCCGGGCGAGATTCAGGCCATGAAGGGCGACATCGAGCCGAAGGGCAAGTACGCGGTGGACCGGGTGGTGTCGGAGGTCCGGGCCGCGGACTACGACGGCCTGCTCCTGCCCGGCGGCACGGTCAACCCCGACACGCTGCGGATGGACGAGGGAGCCATGCGCTTCGTGCGCGAGATGTACGACGCGGGGAGGCCTATCGCCGCGATCTGCCACGGTCCCTGGAGCCTGTCCGAAACGGGCATCAGCCAGGGCCTGAGGATGACGAGTTGGCCCAGCCTGAAGCGCGAACTGATCCTCTCGGGCGCCGAGTGGGTCGACGAGGAGTGCGTGACCGACAAGGGCGTGGTGACCAGCCGCAAACCCGACGACCTGCCCGCCTTTAACCGCAAGATGATCGAGGAATTCGCAGAGGGCGATCACAGCAGCCGTCGGAAGTAA
- the typA gene encoding translational GTPase TypA, translating to MEYRNIAIIAHVDHGKTTLVDGLLKQTLKLGHGEEIAERAMDSNDLERERGITILAKNTAVEYKGVKINIVDTPGHADFGGEVERVLGMVDGALVLVDAAEGPMPQTRFVLRKAIELGLKPIVVVNKIDRQDARPEEVVNLTFDLMAELGANDDQLDFPILYAIARDGKAFKDLDNPQDDMHELFEMVLEQIPAPAVDLEAPFQMLVTNLDYSEYLGRIVLGRVQRGKVKKGEFVQLIHKDGTMTKTRVVQPFTHLGLRRIEADEVGAGDIVALAGIEDAQIGETIADLADPEALPIITVDEPTVSMVFQPNTSPFAGKEGKYVTSRHLNDRLKREVMTNVSLRVEEIRPDEFKVSGRGELHLSILLETMRREGYEVQVGAPQVIIREIDGQKHEPIEHLVIDVPEQHSSTVIGVLGARKGQMVNMEPQGSRVRVEFKIPSRALFGFRTQFLSMTQGEGIMSHIFDGYAPWAGDLKTRQNGSLVSMEDGVAFAYSIFKLQDRGTFFIDAGQDVYVGMIVGENAREQDMNVNVCKNKKLTNVRSAGADEALTLIPPRRLSLEDALEYIADDELVELTPQSIRLRKKVLNPSFRK from the coding sequence ATGGAATACCGCAATATCGCCATCATCGCGCACGTCGACCACGGCAAGACCACGCTGGTGGACGGCCTGCTCAAGCAGACCCTCAAGCTCGGCCACGGCGAGGAAATCGCCGAGCGGGCGATGGACTCCAACGACCTCGAACGCGAGCGCGGCATCACCATTCTCGCCAAGAACACCGCCGTGGAGTACAAGGGCGTCAAGATCAACATCGTGGACACCCCCGGCCACGCCGACTTCGGGGGCGAGGTCGAGCGCGTGCTGGGCATGGTGGACGGTGCCCTCGTGCTGGTGGACGCGGCGGAAGGGCCGATGCCCCAGACCCGCTTCGTGCTGCGCAAGGCCATCGAACTGGGCCTCAAGCCCATCGTGGTGGTCAACAAGATCGACCGCCAGGACGCCCGCCCGGAGGAGGTCGTCAACCTGACCTTCGACCTGATGGCCGAACTCGGCGCCAACGACGACCAGCTCGACTTCCCGATCCTGTACGCCATCGCCCGCGACGGCAAGGCGTTCAAGGATCTGGACAACCCCCAGGACGACATGCACGAGCTGTTCGAGATGGTGCTGGAACAGATTCCCGCGCCCGCTGTCGATCTGGAAGCCCCCTTCCAGATGCTGGTGACCAACCTCGACTATTCCGAGTACCTCGGGCGCATCGTGCTGGGGCGGGTGCAGCGCGGCAAGGTCAAGAAGGGCGAGTTCGTGCAACTGATCCACAAAGACGGCACGATGACCAAGACCCGCGTGGTGCAGCCCTTCACGCACCTGGGCCTGCGCCGCATCGAGGCCGACGAGGTGGGGGCCGGGGACATCGTGGCCCTCGCTGGAATCGAGGACGCGCAGATCGGGGAAACCATCGCCGACCTCGCCGACCCCGAGGCGCTGCCCATCATCACGGTGGACGAGCCGACCGTCTCGATGGTCTTTCAGCCCAACACCAGCCCCTTCGCAGGCAAGGAGGGCAAGTACGTCACCTCCCGCCACCTCAACGACCGCCTCAAGCGCGAGGTCATGACCAACGTGTCGCTGCGCGTCGAGGAAATCCGCCCCGACGAGTTCAAGGTGTCGGGCCGCGGCGAGCTGCACCTCTCGATCCTGCTCGAAACCATGCGCCGCGAGGGGTACGAGGTGCAGGTCGGGGCGCCGCAGGTCATCATCCGCGAGATCGACGGGCAGAAGCACGAGCCGATCGAGCACCTCGTCATCGACGTGCCTGAGCAGCACTCCAGCACCGTGATCGGCGTGCTGGGCGCCCGCAAGGGCCAGATGGTGAACATGGAGCCGCAGGGCAGCCGCGTGCGGGTCGAGTTCAAGATTCCCTCCCGCGCCCTGTTCGGCTTCCGCACCCAGTTCCTCTCCATGACCCAGGGCGAGGGCATCATGAGCCACATCTTTGACGGGTACGCGCCGTGGGCCGGGGACCTCAAGACCCGGCAAAACGGGTCGCTGGTCAGCATGGAAGACGGGGTGGCCTTTGCCTACTCGATCTTTAAGCTGCAAGACCGGGGCACCTTCTTTATCGACGCGGGACAGGACGTGTACGTGGGCATGATTGTGGGCGAGAACGCCCGCGAGCAGGACATGAACGTCAACGTCTGCAAGAACAAGAAGCTCACCAACGTGCGCTCGGCGGGCGCCGACGAGGCCCTGACCCTGATCCCGCCCCGGCGCCTGAGCCTCGAAGACGCGCTGGAGTACATCGCCGACGACGAACTCGTCGAGCTGACCCCCCAGAGCATCCGCCTTCGCAAGAAGGTTCTCAACCCCAGCTTCCGCAAGTAA
- a CDS encoding IS1/IS1595 family N-terminal zinc-binding domain-containing protein, protein MNGLTCPQCGAVRIVNNGHAHTGKQRYLCCICGFQFTLNPTCHRIPAE, encoded by the coding sequence ATGAACGGTCTGACGTGTCCGCAGTGCGGCGCCGTCCGCATCGTCAACAACGGTCATGCCCACACCGGGAAGCAGCGCTACTTGTGCTGCATCTGCGGCTTTCAGTTCACGCTCAACCCCACCTGTCACCGAATCCCAGCGGAGTAA
- a CDS encoding S24/S26 family peptidase yields MEAPFAKGRDLAAFKVCGGSMAGGRRPTYDGDVVIVHRELGGGISQPVGARLEDDGFVVKRLRPNGILDPGLSLIPAERVAQVLGRVVRVV; encoded by the coding sequence GTGGAAGCGCCCTTCGCCAAGGGCCGCGATCTGGCCGCGTTCAAGGTCTGTGGCGGCAGCATGGCCGGTGGAAGGCGCCCGACTTACGACGGCGACGTGGTGATCGTGCACCGCGAGCTGGGTGGGGGGATCAGTCAGCCGGTAGGCGCTCGCCTCGAGGACGATGGGTTCGTGGTCAAACGCCTGCGACCGAACGGCATCCTCGACCCCGGGCTGTCCCTCATTCCAGCTGAGCGGGTCGCCCAGGTACTGGGCCGTGTTGTCCGGGTCGTCTGA
- a CDS encoding DUF1540 domain-containing protein, with protein sequence MNDMQQGRNMGEGQSVVSRCGATNCRYNEGENCTAGQIEVDFSGQMAQCLTFSPQDGQSDSARMGEGTR encoded by the coding sequence ATGAACGACATGCAACAAGGCCGGAATATGGGAGAAGGGCAGAGCGTCGTGAGCCGCTGCGGGGCCACAAACTGCCGTTACAACGAGGGGGAGAACTGTACGGCGGGCCAGATCGAGGTCGACTTCAGCGGCCAGATGGCCCAGTGCCTCACCTTCAGCCCGCAGGACGGTCAGAGCGACTCGGCGCGGATGGGCGAGGGCACCCGCTGA
- a CDS encoding cation diffusion facilitator family transporter has product MDRSARIALGSVVVALTVLALKFLAYQVTGSVALYSDALESIINVAAAAAALIALRVSARPADATHPYGHSKAEYFSAVAEGVLIVLAAFSIIREAIPALQNPRTLEAPWNGLAINLGATLLNGLWAGVLLRTGRAVRSPALLADGRHVLTDVVTSVGVLAGVALAALTGVSWLDPALALLVAVNILWSGWHLVRESVGGLMDAGVDPHTENRIRQLLSTHADGALEVHDLRTRHAGRMTFVEFHLVVPGAMTVQDAHAICDRLEEALFAELPGVAVTIHVEPPDKAKHHGVVVV; this is encoded by the coding sequence GTGGACCGTTCGGCCAGAATCGCCCTGGGCAGCGTGGTGGTCGCCCTCACCGTGCTGGCGCTCAAGTTTCTGGCCTATCAGGTGACGGGCAGCGTGGCCCTGTACTCGGACGCGCTGGAAAGCATCATCAACGTGGCCGCCGCCGCCGCCGCCCTGATCGCCCTGCGCGTCTCGGCGCGGCCCGCTGACGCCACGCACCCCTACGGTCATTCCAAGGCCGAGTATTTCAGTGCGGTGGCCGAGGGCGTGCTGATCGTGCTGGCGGCCTTCAGCATCATCCGGGAGGCGATCCCGGCCCTCCAGAATCCGCGCACGCTGGAGGCCCCCTGGAACGGCCTGGCGATCAACCTGGGGGCAACCCTGCTCAACGGGCTGTGGGCGGGTGTGCTGCTGCGGACGGGACGTGCCGTCCGGTCCCCAGCGCTGCTGGCCGACGGGCGGCATGTGTTGACCGACGTGGTGACCAGCGTGGGTGTATTGGCCGGGGTCGCGCTCGCCGCCCTGACCGGGGTGAGCTGGCTGGACCCGGCGCTCGCACTGCTGGTGGCGGTCAACATCCTGTGGAGCGGCTGGCACCTCGTGCGCGAGAGCGTGGGCGGCCTGATGGACGCGGGGGTGGACCCCCACACCGAGAACCGCATTCGGCAGCTTCTCAGCACCCACGCCGACGGAGCGTTGGAGGTCCACGACCTGCGCACCCGGCACGCGGGCCGCATGACCTTCGTGGAGTTCCACCTCGTCGTGCCCGGCGCCATGACCGTGCAGGACGCCCACGCCATCTGCGACCGATTGGAGGAGGCGCTGTTTGCCGAGTTGCCCGGCGTGGCCGTCACCATCCATGTGGAGCCGCCCGATAAGGCCAAGCACCACGGGGTCGTGGTGGTGTGA
- a CDS encoding ATP-dependent helicase has product MTTVPDLPDSPLLSQLNPNQAQAANHHTGPALVIAGAGSGKTRTLVYRIAHLIGHYGADPGEILAVTFTNKAAAEMRERAKHLVQGADRLWMSTFHSAGVRILRAYGEHIGLRRGFVIYDDDDQMDILKEVMGSIPGIGPDTNPRVLRSILDRAKSNLLTPADLDRSHELFISGIPREAAAEAYRRYEARKKGQNAIDFGDLITETVRLFQEVPAVLDRVQDRAKFIHVDEYQDTNKAQYELTRLLASRDRNLLVVGDPDQSIYKFRGADIQNILDFQKDYPDAKVYMLEHNYRSSARVLNLANKLIENNSERLDKTLKAVKEDGHPVVFHRAPDHRAEGDFVAEWITRLHGEGRPFTDMAVLYRTNAQSRVIEESLRRVQIPAKIVGGVSFYDRREIRDILAYARLAINPDDDVALRRIIGRPRRGIGDTALERLMEWARVNGTSLLTACANAQEMNILDRGAQKPVEFAGLMQAMSEAADNYEPGPFLRYVIENSGYLDLLRQEGQEGQVRMENLDELVNAAEEWSGENEGTIADFLDDAALLSSVDDMRSRTENRDKPEEAVTLMTLHNAKGLEFPVVFIVGAEEGLLPSKNALIEPGGIEEERRLFYVGITRAMERLFLTAAQNRMQYGKTVAAEDSRFLEELGDGFDTVDPYGQVVEYRQKSWKDYRPTVPTRPSAVKNTSPMTEGMAYRGGEKVKHPKFGEGQVLAVAGVGDRQEVTVHFPSVGTKKLLVKFANLSPV; this is encoded by the coding sequence GTGACGACCGTGCCGGACCTGCCCGATTCCCCCCTGCTGTCCCAGCTCAACCCCAACCAGGCGCAGGCCGCCAACCACCACACTGGCCCGGCCCTCGTGATCGCGGGGGCGGGTAGCGGCAAGACGCGCACGCTGGTCTACCGCATCGCCCACCTGATCGGGCACTACGGGGCCGACCCCGGCGAGATTCTGGCCGTGACCTTTACCAACAAGGCCGCCGCCGAGATGCGCGAGCGGGCCAAGCACCTCGTGCAGGGGGCCGACCGACTCTGGATGAGCACCTTCCACTCGGCGGGCGTCCGCATCCTGCGGGCCTACGGAGAACACATCGGCCTGCGGCGGGGCTTTGTCATCTACGACGACGACGACCAGATGGACATCCTCAAGGAAGTCATGGGGTCCATCCCCGGCATCGGGCCAGATACCAACCCGCGTGTGCTGCGCTCCATCCTCGACCGGGCCAAAAGCAACCTGCTCACGCCCGCTGACCTCGACCGCTCGCATGAACTCTTTATCAGTGGCATTCCGCGTGAGGCCGCCGCCGAGGCCTACCGCCGCTACGAGGCCCGCAAGAAGGGGCAGAATGCGATCGACTTCGGGGACCTCATTACCGAGACGGTGCGGCTGTTTCAGGAGGTCCCTGCCGTGCTCGACCGGGTGCAGGACCGGGCGAAGTTCATTCACGTGGACGAGTATCAGGACACGAATAAGGCGCAGTACGAGTTGACGCGTCTGCTGGCGAGCCGGGACCGGAATCTCTTGGTCGTGGGTGACCCCGACCAGTCGATCTACAAGTTCCGCGGCGCCGACATCCAGAACATCCTCGATTTCCAGAAGGATTACCCGGACGCCAAGGTTTACATGCTCGAACATAATTACCGTTCGAGCGCCCGCGTCCTGAACCTCGCCAACAAGCTAATCGAGAATAACTCCGAGCGGCTGGACAAGACCCTGAAGGCGGTCAAGGAGGACGGCCACCCCGTCGTCTTCCACCGTGCTCCGGACCACCGGGCGGAGGGCGATTTCGTGGCCGAGTGGATCACCCGGCTGCACGGCGAGGGGCGGCCCTTTACCGATATGGCGGTGCTGTACCGCACGAACGCGCAGTCCCGCGTGATCGAGGAATCGCTGCGCCGGGTGCAGATTCCGGCCAAGATCGTGGGGGGCGTGAGCTTCTATGACCGCCGGGAAATCCGGGACATCCTGGCCTATGCCCGCCTCGCCATCAACCCGGATGACGACGTGGCGCTGCGCCGCATCATCGGGCGGCCCCGGCGCGGGATCGGGGACACGGCGCTCGAGCGGCTGATGGAGTGGGCGCGGGTGAACGGCACGTCTCTCCTGACCGCCTGCGCGAACGCCCAAGAGATGAATATCCTCGACCGGGGGGCACAGAAGCCCGTCGAGTTTGCCGGACTCATGCAGGCCATGAGCGAGGCCGCCGACAACTACGAACCGGGGCCGTTCCTGCGCTACGTGATCGAGAACAGCGGCTACCTCGACCTGCTGCGCCAGGAGGGCCAGGAGGGGCAGGTCCGCATGGAAAACCTCGACGAACTCGTCAACGCCGCCGAGGAATGGTCGGGCGAGAACGAGGGCACCATCGCGGATTTCCTCGACGACGCCGCGCTGCTCTCCAGCGTGGACGACATGCGCTCGCGCACCGAGAACCGCGACAAGCCCGAGGAAGCCGTCACCCTGATGACCCTGCACAACGCCAAGGGGCTGGAGTTCCCGGTGGTGTTCATCGTGGGGGCCGAGGAGGGCCTGCTCCCCAGCAAGAACGCGCTGATCGAGCCCGGCGGTATCGAGGAGGAACGGCGGCTCTTTTACGTGGGCATCACGCGGGCGATGGAGCGGCTCTTTCTGACCGCTGCGCAAAACCGCATGCAGTACGGCAAGACGGTCGCCGCCGAGGACAGCCGCTTTCTGGAGGAGTTGGGCGACGGCTTCGACACCGTGGACCCCTACGGGCAGGTCGTGGAGTACCGCCAGAAGAGCTGGAAGGATTACCGCCCGACCGTGCCCACCCGTCCCAGCGCTGTGAAGAACACCAGCCCGATGACGGAAGGCATGGCCTACCGGGGCGGCGAGAAGGTCAAGCATCCCAAGTTCGGGGAGGGGCAGGTGCTCGCGGTGGCGGGCGTGGGGGACCGGCAGGAGGTCACGGTGCACTTCCCCTCGGTGGGGACCAAGAAGCTGCTGGTGAAGTTCGCCAACCTGTCCCCGGTCTGA
- a CDS encoding branched-chain amino acid ABC transporter substrate-binding protein yields MKTTVTVMAALALSTAGAQTTIKLASLAPLSGGQSAIGTQARNGIQLAVTEYQPQFKKLGFTLQFVPFDDQADPATGTAAARKIAADRQVLGVVGALNSGVTIPVSAVLSPSRVAMVSSASTANNVTDRGLSNMNRIVARDDAQGPAGAQFLTNTLKAKKIYILNDKTAYGEGLANEVEKALKANRTQVVANEGTEEKNDFSSIIAKIKLQRPDAIYFGGIYNQVGVFLKQLREAGVTTPVVGGDGLDSSELLKIAGKGGENVYFTTAAAPVEALPAAKTFAANYQKTFKQPAQGFAVFGYDAAKVVLQGILNAAKANGNKAPTRQQVESAIRGGTFSGLLSGRVNFNSVGDRQAATLYVMKVGGGKVKLSTTLPVKLSKR; encoded by the coding sequence ATGAAAACGACCGTGACTGTGATGGCTGCCCTCGCCCTGAGTACCGCAGGCGCCCAGACGACCATCAAGCTTGCCAGCCTCGCGCCCCTGTCGGGCGGCCAGAGCGCCATCGGGACGCAGGCCCGCAACGGCATTCAGCTCGCGGTGACCGAGTACCAGCCGCAGTTCAAGAAGCTGGGCTTCACCTTGCAGTTCGTGCCCTTCGACGACCAGGCCGACCCCGCGACCGGCACGGCCGCCGCCCGCAAGATCGCCGCCGACCGTCAGGTGCTGGGGGTCGTGGGGGCGCTCAACAGCGGCGTGACCATTCCGGTGAGCGCCGTGCTCTCCCCCAGCCGCGTGGCGATGGTCAGCTCGGCCAGCACCGCGAACAACGTGACTGACCGGGGCCTGAGCAACATGAACCGCATCGTGGCCCGTGACGACGCGCAGGGTCCGGCCGGGGCGCAGTTCCTCACGAACACGCTGAAGGCCAAGAAAATCTACATCTTGAACGACAAGACGGCCTACGGCGAGGGCCTCGCCAACGAGGTGGAAAAGGCGCTGAAGGCGAACCGGACCCAGGTCGTTGCCAACGAGGGCACGGAAGAGAAGAACGACTTTTCCTCCATCATCGCCAAGATCAAGCTTCAGCGCCCGGACGCGATCTACTTCGGCGGCATCTACAACCAGGTCGGCGTGTTCCTCAAGCAACTGCGCGAGGCCGGAGTCACCACGCCGGTCGTCGGCGGCGACGGGCTTGACAGCTCCGAGCTGCTCAAGATCGCGGGCAAGGGTGGCGAGAACGTCTACTTCACCACTGCCGCTGCCCCGGTCGAGGCGCTGCCCGCCGCCAAGACCTTCGCCGCGAACTACCAGAAGACCTTCAAGCAGCCCGCGCAGGGCTTCGCCGTCTTCGGCTACGACGCCGCCAAGGTCGTGCTGCAAGGCATCCTGAATGCGGCCAAGGCCAACGGCAACAAGGCCCCCACCCGCCAGCAGGTCGAGTCGGCCATCCGGGGGGGCACCTTCAGCGGACTGCTGTCGGGCCGGGTCAACTTCAACAGCGTGGGGGACCGTCAGGCGGCCACCCTGTACGTGATGAAGGTGGGCGGCGGCAAGGTCAAGCTCAGCACCACCCTGCCGGTCAAGCTCAGCAAGCGCTGA
- a CDS encoding metallophosphoesterase family protein: protein MRLAILTDVHGNRFALEAVLEDLRSASPDAVHNLGDTVWGMADPAGAWSMQREHAPPSVRGNTDEFFLADPAELEAETRAYREFLEGQLGGTPAELSALPLTATVGEGEVLLAHGSPADAWEALFALPEGERLARVRDWPGVRVVVVGHTHTEAVWTRGGVTFVNAGAVSRQKDGDPTARWVLLERRAGVWNVTFRRVPYDTGAAAEWAEAHAPDGGAEAYMVRTGLRP from the coding sequence ATGCGCCTCGCCATCCTGACCGACGTTCATGGCAACCGATTCGCGCTGGAAGCGGTGCTGGAGGACCTCCGTTCTGCGAGTCCCGATGCTGTCCACAACCTAGGGGACACCGTCTGGGGCATGGCAGACCCGGCGGGGGCGTGGTCCATGCAGCGCGAACACGCGCCGCCCAGCGTGCGGGGCAATACGGACGAGTTCTTTCTGGCCGACCCCGCCGAGTTGGAAGCCGAGACGCGGGCCTACCGCGAGTTCTTGGAGGGACAGCTCGGCGGCACGCCTGCCGAACTCTCCGCCTTACCGTTGACCGCAACTGTGGGAGAGGGGGAGGTGCTGCTCGCCCACGGCAGCCCGGCAGACGCGTGGGAGGCCCTGTTCGCCCTGCCGGAGGGGGAGCGGCTCGCGCGGGTGCGCGACTGGCCGGGAGTGCGGGTCGTTGTCGTGGGCCACACCCACACCGAGGCGGTCTGGACGCGGGGCGGCGTCACCTTTGTGAATGCGGGCGCCGTGTCCCGCCAGAAGGACGGCGACCCCACCGCCCGCTGGGTGCTGCTGGAGCGCCGCGCGGGGGTCTGGAACGTGACCTTCCGCCGCGTGCCCTACGACACCGGGGCCGCCGCGGAGTGGGCGGAAGCGCACGCCCCGGACGGCGGCGCCGAGGCCTACATGGTGCGGACTGGCCTCAGGCCGTGA